A portion of the Bdellovibrionales bacterium genome contains these proteins:
- a CDS encoding response regulator, which translates to MKTEIQCKILFVDDDHLFCDIASDLIFQFIGIRVRLAHNGAEAEDIVKDWLPDVIITDTNMPIKNGVELIREVHSKYPQIVIFSFFNGLNGSSITSKDIETIGAFMVLGKFEISSRLLPALKQIIKL; encoded by the coding sequence ATGAAGACAGAGATCCAATGCAAAATTCTATTTGTGGATGATGATCATCTGTTTTGTGACATAGCTTCAGACCTGATCTTCCAATTTATTGGAATTAGAGTGAGACTCGCCCACAACGGAGCTGAAGCCGAGGATATCGTCAAAGATTGGCTCCCAGACGTAATTATCACGGACACCAACATGCCAATTAAAAATGGGGTAGAACTCATTCGAGAGGTACATTCAAAATACCCCCAGATTGTGATATTTTCATTTTTCAACGGACTTAATGGCTCATCAATCACCTCCAAAGATATTGAAACGATTGGAGCCTTTATGGTTTTGGGTAAGTTCGAAATCAGCTCGCGGTTGCTGCCAGCACTGAAACAAATTATTAAACTATAA
- a CDS encoding transposase, with the protein MSPSSVSRHFVEATSKQLKQFLERDLSEFDPFAIMLDSVHRGGVAFITALGISVAGKKMVLGYWEGATENSDICNELLADLEHRNLNLTARVLFVTDGGKGLIKTLRNKFGKKLIHQRCTIHKDHNLQKHLAKKYRKRIHQQYVAALGHGKYEDAKAALETLEQELMLINSSAAMSLREALQSF; encoded by the coding sequence GTGTCGCCATCGTCGGTCTCACGCCACTTTGTCGAGGCCACAAGCAAACAGTTGAAACAATTTTTAGAGCGAGATCTCTCTGAATTTGATCCCTTTGCCATCATGCTGGACAGCGTTCATCGCGGAGGAGTTGCATTTATCACCGCGCTTGGAATTTCAGTTGCGGGAAAGAAAATGGTGTTGGGCTACTGGGAAGGCGCCACGGAGAATAGCGACATTTGCAATGAATTATTGGCGGATCTTGAACATCGCAATCTCAACTTGACCGCACGGGTGCTATTTGTAACTGACGGAGGCAAAGGTCTTATTAAGACTCTTCGCAACAAGTTCGGAAAGAAACTCATCCATCAACGTTGCACAATTCACAAGGATCACAATCTACAAAAGCACCTCGCCAAGAAATACCGCAAGCGGATCCATCAACAATACGTGGCGGCTCTTGGGCATGGGAAATATGAAGACGCCAAGGCGGCACTGGAGACTTTGGAGCAGGAATTGATGCTAATCAATAGCTCAGCTGCGATGTCTCTCAGAGAGGCCCTTCAGAGCTTTTAA
- a CDS encoding lytic polysaccharide monooxygenase, translated as MRLLLLFLLFPLTHLDSHAHVALTSPTPRPGTTDSTKTTNSTTNPCGGVARGANSVTFAAGSNLTFSWRETIEHPGRFLVQFSPANDQSFELPANELFRKEDTETRGTHSATVKLPNTPCEACTLRLVQVMDDQPGELYVNCVDIRLTSPSTTTPTPDSGSPDNASQTSQAGGDGEKTKMPAGCALASGRLNQIGNNRQIGGAPFGSPSGGLIGLILWTLPLLALLMLKLKSKKLRSTPQ; from the coding sequence GTGAGACTATTGTTACTTTTCCTTCTTTTCCCTCTTACTCATTTGGACAGCCACGCCCATGTGGCGCTGACCTCTCCCACTCCCCGACCCGGCACCACAGATAGCACGAAAACAACTAACTCTACAACCAACCCCTGTGGTGGCGTTGCTAGAGGAGCAAACTCAGTCACATTTGCGGCAGGCTCCAATTTGACATTCTCATGGAGAGAAACAATCGAACACCCTGGACGATTCTTGGTACAGTTTTCACCGGCGAATGATCAGTCCTTTGAACTTCCTGCCAATGAGTTGTTTCGTAAAGAGGACACAGAGACCAGGGGAACCCACTCGGCGACAGTCAAGCTGCCAAATACTCCCTGCGAAGCCTGCACACTGAGGTTGGTTCAAGTCATGGATGATCAACCCGGCGAGCTCTACGTCAATTGCGTGGACATTCGTCTGACTTCTCCATCCACAACGACTCCGACCCCAGATTCGGGATCGCCAGACAACGCAAGTCAGACTTCTCAGGCCGGAGGCGATGGTGAAAAGACAAAAATGCCAGCCGGTTGTGCCCTCGCCTCAGGGCGACTCAATCAAATTGGAAACAATCGACAAATCGGTGGAGCGCCATTCGGAAGCCCATCTGGCGGTCTCATTGGCCTGATATTATGGACTTTGCCGCTCCTCGCCCTTTTGATGCTAAAGTTGAAATCAAAAAAATTACGATCCACACCTCAATAA
- a CDS encoding prohibitin family protein codes for MDPAEEFYRNIKGNMGSFKLVVAVVVLIVLMISGTFIIPPGHRGILITMGKVSPVFAPEGFGFKLPFVTTVMPVSVRQQSVSAKAECYSSDLQQINVELKILYRIPENGVVTVFRDYYGDPFDSLISPRVSEALKEVTALQSAEQIVKKREEIKARTLEGARKKVGDLLVIEDVVIQNVALSKELEAAIEAKMVQEQEAAKAKFTQLKTEIEAQTAVIRAKGEAEAIRVRGRAVQENPGLVQLQIVEKWNGISPLVVGGGSGANILLPVEGLKSR; via the coding sequence ATGGATCCAGCAGAAGAATTTTATCGAAACATAAAAGGTAATATGGGTTCATTTAAACTTGTTGTAGCTGTGGTTGTTCTGATTGTTTTGATGATCAGCGGAACATTTATTATCCCTCCGGGACATCGGGGGATTTTGATTACCATGGGAAAGGTTTCTCCCGTGTTTGCTCCAGAGGGATTTGGATTTAAACTTCCATTTGTGACGACAGTCATGCCAGTTTCTGTGCGTCAGCAGTCAGTGAGCGCAAAGGCGGAATGCTATTCATCCGACCTGCAGCAGATCAATGTCGAGTTGAAGATTCTGTATCGCATTCCTGAGAATGGGGTGGTGACGGTTTTTCGTGATTACTACGGAGATCCTTTCGATAGTTTAATTTCACCTCGAGTGAGCGAGGCGCTCAAGGAAGTCACAGCATTGCAGAGTGCTGAGCAGATTGTGAAGAAGCGAGAAGAGATTAAGGCGAGAACTCTTGAAGGCGCTCGGAAGAAAGTGGGAGATCTCCTTGTCATAGAGGACGTGGTTATCCAGAATGTGGCTCTTTCTAAAGAACTTGAAGCAGCCATTGAAGCGAAAATGGTTCAGGAGCAAGAGGCCGCAAAGGCAAAATTTACTCAGTTAAAAACTGAAATTGAAGCTCAGACGGCAGTTATTCGTGCCAAAGGTGAGGCGGAAGCCATTCGAGTTCGCGGGCGGGCCGTTCAGGAGAATCCAGGACTCGTTCAACTGCAGATCGTTGAGAAGTGGAACGGAATTTCTCCTCTTGTGGTTGGAGGAGGCAGTGGGGCCAATATTTTACTTCCAGTAGAAGGGCTTAAATCCAGATGA
- a CDS encoding site-specific integrase: protein MNAHTLKLWGRKPIDTVRTDEIRLLIRETLKNRSPHQQKNVLKFIRGAFNYAVEAGLLMRNPVPKMQFRMGDKIKRVLTLPQAKLLLEKAKEYNHEWYSVWVAALYTGMRNGELHALTWDKVNFDNKTILVSCSWNKKDGIKDLTKSGEDRIIEIAGPLMAVLRELKVQNQDSVFVLPRIQTWDDGRQAEMLRMFLTGINIPHVRFHDLRASWATMLLSQGLEPAKVMRLGGWRDLKTLMIYVRKAGIDTRGSLAGFTIHDPSTKSGDVLTFKSPSCRDL from the coding sequence TTGAATGCACATACGCTGAAGTTATGGGGGCGAAAGCCAATAGATACGGTTAGGACGGATGAAATTCGACTCTTAATCCGTGAGACGCTTAAAAACCGATCCCCTCATCAGCAGAAGAATGTGCTTAAATTCATACGAGGAGCATTCAACTACGCAGTTGAGGCTGGACTGCTGATGCGGAATCCAGTTCCGAAAATGCAGTTTCGCATGGGTGATAAGATCAAGAGGGTCCTTACTCTTCCACAGGCTAAACTGCTGTTGGAAAAGGCTAAAGAGTACAACCATGAATGGTATTCTGTTTGGGTTGCCGCACTTTACACCGGAATGCGCAATGGCGAGCTACATGCGCTGACCTGGGACAAGGTAAATTTCGATAACAAGACAATCTTAGTCTCATGCTCCTGGAATAAGAAGGACGGGATTAAGGACCTCACCAAGTCTGGTGAAGATCGAATTATTGAGATTGCTGGCCCACTGATGGCAGTACTTAGGGAGCTCAAGGTTCAGAATCAAGACTCGGTGTTTGTCTTGCCCAGGATACAAACATGGGACGATGGCCGACAGGCTGAGATGCTCCGAATGTTTCTAACTGGTATCAACATCCCACATGTCCGGTTTCATGACTTACGTGCATCATGGGCTACCATGCTCTTAAGCCAAGGGCTGGAACCAGCTAAGGTCATGCGCCTAGGAGGATGGCGAGACCTAAAGACCCTCATGATATATGTGAGAAAGGCCGGTATAGACACCAGGGGCTCACTAGCCGGCTTTACGATCCACGACCCTAGTACCAAGTCAGGCGACGTTTTAACCTTCAAATCTCCAAGCTGTAGAGATTTGTAG
- a CDS encoding GMC family oxidoreductase encodes MANNKPIFDYIVIGSGFGGSVSALRLCEKNYSVLVLEKGKRFATKDFAKSNWHVRRYLWWPLLKCFGIQQIHFFNKAFILSGVGVGGGSLVYANTHMYPDKEFFRQGSWARFGNWEEKLKPFYALAKKMLGTVPVPKLHVEDQIFHEVATGLGMGHTFAPVEVGVYFSESKEEVDPYFNGEGPLRKPCTECAGCMVGCQHLAKNTLDLNYLYLAQKKGCQIRAETLVTKIENKGDEYWIHTRQSTSWKFWQTEIFRSRGVVLSAGVLGTMKILLEQKFKFQTLPKISDHLGKDLRTNSESLCGTALADRKLNNGVAISSIIHPNDNTFIEICKYPNGSGLMGRLGVLAAGPGPAPVRIFKCLGQILSKPVSAIRFFFAQGFAETSVFFLVMQTIDNSMKMILQKTIFGWKMKMQEVEGLPVPAYIEVGQEVMHRFSRKVKGLSINAIHEVLYNLPSTAHILGGCPMGAESDTGVINDKFQLNGYDNFYVLDASVISANLGVNPSLSITAISEYAMSLVPESGGRGI; translated from the coding sequence ATGGCCAACAATAAACCGATTTTTGACTACATAGTGATAGGCTCTGGATTTGGCGGCAGTGTCAGCGCACTGAGGTTGTGCGAAAAGAATTATTCCGTTCTTGTTTTGGAAAAGGGCAAGCGATTTGCGACTAAGGATTTTGCAAAGAGCAATTGGCATGTCAGACGATATCTGTGGTGGCCCCTCTTAAAATGCTTTGGCATTCAGCAAATTCATTTTTTTAACAAGGCTTTCATTTTGAGCGGAGTTGGGGTTGGTGGTGGTAGCCTTGTTTACGCCAATACCCATATGTATCCAGACAAAGAGTTTTTTCGACAAGGTTCTTGGGCTCGATTCGGGAATTGGGAGGAAAAATTGAAGCCCTTTTATGCTTTGGCAAAGAAGATGTTGGGAACTGTTCCCGTTCCGAAGCTGCACGTCGAAGATCAAATATTTCATGAAGTCGCCACAGGTTTGGGAATGGGACATACCTTTGCCCCGGTCGAGGTCGGAGTTTATTTTTCAGAGTCAAAAGAGGAAGTCGATCCCTATTTTAACGGCGAAGGTCCATTGCGAAAACCCTGCACCGAATGCGCAGGCTGCATGGTGGGCTGCCAGCATTTGGCCAAGAACACCCTGGATTTGAATTATCTCTATTTGGCACAGAAAAAGGGCTGCCAAATCAGGGCTGAAACTTTGGTTACGAAGATTGAGAATAAAGGTGATGAATACTGGATTCATACACGACAAAGCACCAGTTGGAAGTTTTGGCAGACAGAAATTTTTCGCAGTAGAGGTGTCGTTCTATCGGCCGGCGTATTAGGAACCATGAAGATTTTGTTAGAGCAAAAATTCAAATTTCAAACGCTGCCAAAAATTTCAGATCACTTGGGTAAAGATCTGCGAACAAATTCTGAATCCTTGTGTGGGACGGCATTGGCTGATCGTAAACTGAACAATGGCGTGGCGATTTCCTCTATTATTCACCCCAACGACAATACGTTTATTGAGATTTGTAAGTATCCCAACGGCAGTGGTCTGATGGGTCGACTAGGGGTGTTGGCGGCGGGGCCTGGTCCGGCTCCTGTCCGAATTTTTAAATGTTTAGGACAGATTCTATCAAAGCCCGTCTCTGCGATTAGGTTTTTCTTTGCTCAGGGATTTGCAGAAACGTCGGTATTCTTTTTAGTGATGCAGACAATCGACAACTCGATGAAAATGATTTTACAAAAAACAATTTTTGGTTGGAAAATGAAAATGCAAGAGGTTGAAGGTCTGCCCGTGCCCGCCTATATCGAGGTCGGTCAGGAGGTCATGCATAGATTTTCTAGAAAGGTGAAGGGACTTTCCATAAACGCCATTCACGAGGTGCTTTATAATTTGCCCTCCACCGCCCATATATTGGGTGGCTGCCCGATGGGTGCTGAATCCGACACCGGCGTGATCAACGATAAGTTTCAACTCAATGGCTATGATAATTTTTATGTGCTGGATGCGTCGGTGATTTCTGCCAACTTGGGAGTCAATCCCAGTTTATCGATCACAGCTATTTCAGAATATGCGATGTCGCTCGTACCCGAGTCCGGCGGAAGGGGAATATAA
- a CDS encoding transposase → MTDQMALSQIPEIKTIRRTLMKWRNEILNYFVNRITNARTEGFNNVEKLIQKRDYGVKSFILYRLRCLNACA, encoded by the coding sequence ATGACAGATCAAATGGCTTTAAGCCAGATCCCCGAAATAAAAACCATCAGACGAACTCTCATGAAATGGAGAAATGAAATCTTGAATTACTTCGTAAACCGGATTACCAACGCAAGAACAGAAGGTTTTAACAACGTCGAAAAACTAATACAGAAGCGAGATTACGGCGTTAAAAGTTTTATATTGTATAGACTCAGATGCCTAAATGCTTGTGCTTAA
- a CDS encoding helix-turn-helix transcriptional regulator: MDFADQLLTLLSLFLSAALILVLTAVLIGSRAPRLSTTLLLILICCRFLSQLSITMYVNEPLIPLWPFLYRSAYPFELSSPPLLYLYVYSLTKGHFRLKDIHWYHGIPFLIGIAWYLYGYLIPLQFSLDKYFRSFVGFVLMIPYLWNARRLIAEVKNQARNQRSSLVELHLPWLQFLLNVCYLSILLTFFDLLTGPDIQLWIYGGGLTNLALLGLTYYGLKASDFFELDLKPPPNDEVQLNLEELTSLSSSLIKLLKESHLYLTPQIRLADIATRMGIKSYKLSQVINQGLNTNFYDLINGMRIEHALRLMHDPRNDHLNLLGISMDCGFNSKSVFNDYFRRKTGITPSRFRQQRSTLPESLS; the protein is encoded by the coding sequence ATGGACTTCGCTGACCAATTGTTAACCTTACTGTCGCTGTTTCTTTCCGCAGCTTTGATTCTCGTCCTTACGGCCGTACTGATCGGATCCAGGGCGCCACGGCTTTCCACAACTCTTTTGCTCATACTCATATGCTGCCGATTTCTTTCCCAGCTTTCGATCACTATGTATGTGAATGAACCTCTTATTCCCCTGTGGCCCTTTCTTTATCGCTCAGCCTATCCATTTGAATTGTCTTCCCCACCATTGCTTTATCTTTATGTGTACTCGCTAACTAAAGGTCATTTTCGATTGAAGGACATTCATTGGTACCATGGCATTCCTTTTCTAATCGGTATTGCCTGGTACTTATATGGTTATCTCATTCCACTTCAGTTTTCTCTTGATAAGTACTTCAGATCCTTTGTCGGATTCGTTCTGATGATTCCATATTTGTGGAATGCTAGGAGATTGATTGCTGAAGTCAAAAATCAAGCAAGAAATCAAAGATCCAGTCTTGTTGAATTGCATTTGCCATGGCTACAATTTTTGCTGAACGTCTGCTATCTGTCAATATTACTCACTTTTTTTGATCTATTGACAGGACCAGATATTCAACTCTGGATATATGGCGGAGGATTAACCAATCTCGCCCTTTTGGGTCTCACATACTATGGACTTAAAGCCTCAGACTTTTTTGAGCTTGATCTCAAACCACCTCCTAACGATGAGGTTCAACTCAATTTAGAGGAATTGACGTCGCTGAGTTCTTCTCTAATTAAGCTCTTAAAGGAAAGTCACCTTTATCTCACGCCGCAGATTCGACTAGCTGATATCGCCACCAGAATGGGAATAAAAAGCTACAAACTGTCCCAAGTGATCAATCAAGGGTTAAATACCAATTTCTATGACCTCATCAATGGTATGCGTATTGAGCATGCATTGCGTTTGATGCATGATCCAAGGAATGATCATTTAAATTTGCTCGGAATTTCCATGGATTGCGGGTTTAATTCCAAATCGGTTTTTAATGACTATTTTAGACGGAAAACGGGAATTACCCCTTCCAGATTTCGTCAACAGAGGTCAACTTTGCCTGAATCCTTAAGTTAA
- a CDS encoding helix-turn-helix transcriptional regulator, whose product MDTLFEEGSNFFAEFPNPSPIPNIGSGSKNFSMVLANAEQRLLRQLGLRICQVRESKGWTLEEAEEHGWPSWRHLQRIESGKNVTFQSLARIAKVFNLSLSEFLNGIE is encoded by the coding sequence GTGGATACCCTATTCGAAGAAGGATCAAATTTTTTTGCAGAATTTCCCAACCCATCCCCAATACCTAATATCGGTAGTGGGTCGAAGAATTTCAGTATGGTGCTCGCCAATGCTGAACAACGACTGCTCCGCCAGCTTGGACTTCGGATCTGTCAGGTCCGGGAGTCAAAGGGCTGGACCTTAGAAGAGGCAGAGGAGCATGGCTGGCCGTCGTGGAGACATCTACAGCGAATTGAGTCGGGTAAGAACGTGACCTTCCAGAGCTTAGCTCGCATTGCGAAGGTCTTTAACTTGAGTCTCTCGGAGTTTTTGAATGGTATTGAGTGA
- a CDS encoding radical SAM protein, translating into MASSGLVSKDLISLVHLPQWCVEQPPLGIAYLTGYLEAKGYRVRQVDYSVRLFAELPDEQKHFLDSHFHLNWIHEHNYRTIVVPVIEAWLQRWAEELAETADKILGFTVLTTSMLCTLDVVARLKKLRPDLTIVLGGPHCTRYEGGPEMIKHPDVDIIVPDEGEETFHDYLQAVAEGRPLDSIKGLLFKREGQVIDTGTRDLIRDINALPIPVFSGFDLHQYRSLNLPLLGSRGCIYRCTFCSETVLWKKFRFRSGENMYLEFKQHSESLGVHGFYIVDSLINGNLRELERMCDLIIESGLKVWWSGKASFRRHMTKELLAKMAQAGCFGLDYGLESGSPKVISDMKKGFELPVAERLIRETHEVGIKVGLFLLAGFPTETEANFQETLDFLKAQEHYIDHVTVGYGMGLQAGSDVQLHQAQYGIYWKDSDWYSEHTTPQIRRDRVERLHKYCGTLKFGVM; encoded by the coding sequence ATGGCATCAAGTGGTTTGGTTTCAAAAGATCTGATTTCGCTCGTCCATTTGCCTCAGTGGTGTGTTGAACAGCCACCGCTCGGAATCGCGTACCTGACCGGATATCTAGAAGCAAAGGGCTACCGCGTTCGTCAGGTCGATTACTCCGTTCGACTTTTTGCAGAATTACCGGACGAGCAAAAGCATTTTCTTGATTCACACTTTCATCTGAACTGGATTCATGAACACAATTACCGAACGATAGTGGTCCCGGTGATTGAAGCATGGCTGCAGCGCTGGGCCGAGGAGTTAGCGGAGACGGCCGATAAAATCCTTGGGTTTACAGTTTTGACGACGTCAATGCTCTGCACCCTTGATGTGGTGGCGCGACTCAAGAAACTTCGGCCAGATTTGACGATTGTTTTGGGAGGACCACATTGCACACGTTATGAGGGTGGACCAGAGATGATCAAGCACCCAGACGTGGACATCATCGTTCCTGATGAGGGTGAAGAAACTTTTCATGACTATCTCCAAGCCGTTGCTGAGGGGCGACCCCTTGATAGCATTAAGGGACTGCTCTTTAAAAGAGAAGGCCAGGTGATTGACACCGGAACACGAGATTTGATCAGAGATATCAATGCACTGCCGATCCCCGTTTTTTCTGGATTTGATTTGCATCAGTACCGATCGCTCAACCTGCCACTCCTGGGGAGCCGTGGTTGCATTTATCGTTGCACCTTCTGCTCAGAGACTGTGTTGTGGAAGAAATTTCGCTTTCGCTCTGGCGAAAATATGTACCTTGAGTTCAAGCAGCACAGCGAAAGCCTTGGCGTGCACGGATTTTATATTGTTGATTCGCTGATCAACGGCAATTTACGTGAACTTGAGCGAATGTGTGATTTGATTATCGAATCGGGCTTGAAGGTTTGGTGGAGCGGAAAGGCTTCCTTCCGTCGTCATATGACCAAAGAGCTTTTGGCGAAGATGGCACAAGCAGGGTGTTTTGGATTGGACTACGGACTTGAAAGTGGTTCACCGAAGGTCATTTCAGATATGAAAAAGGGTTTTGAGCTTCCGGTCGCAGAGCGCCTGATTCGCGAAACCCACGAGGTCGGAATTAAGGTGGGACTTTTCTTGCTTGCTGGATTTCCTACCGAGACCGAAGCAAATTTCCAAGAGACACTCGATTTTTTGAAAGCGCAAGAGCATTATATTGATCATGTGACTGTTGGCTACGGCATGGGACTGCAAGCTGGCTCTGATGTGCAATTGCACCAAGCACAATATGGAATATACTGGAAAGACAGTGATTGGTATTCGGAGCACACGACGCCTCAAATTCGTCGAGATCGGGTTGAGCGCCTCCACAAATACTGTGGCACCCTTAAATTTGGAGTAATGTGA
- a CDS encoding TIGR01777 family protein — MKNGKRILITGATGLVGVEVSKALIAEGYDLVILGRRPEKEFRQFFTLPCEYYVWSDSSLSLPPKEALSVDYAINLMGEPIAKGRWTKSQMKRIWDSRIPATKNLVTALNQHAPDLSAFISASAIGYYGDRGNDILSEATGPADDFMARLCVEWEEASKKIQSRCVQIRIGLVMSHQGGALAKMVPLFENNLGATLSHGRHWISWIHIDDLVKVILFALINEKARGPINAVSPNAVTNAEFTKELACALKTKALLKAPSFALKLAIGKMAEVVLSSQKVAPSVLMRLGFAFEFPEIADALENLYSWKRSKHDRLFQVEQWVPKSRDFVFDFFADEKNLEKLTPSFLGFHVLGKTTEQIAEGTEIEYKLKIHGVSTRWKAKINSWRFGKEFRDIQIAGPYKVWEHTHLFYDFAGGTFILDKVVYQLPLAKIGGNILGPFIARDIARIFEFRRLKIIEYFRET, encoded by the coding sequence ATGAAAAACGGAAAAAGAATTCTCATCACCGGAGCAACCGGATTGGTTGGAGTTGAGGTTTCCAAAGCCTTGATTGCTGAAGGTTATGATTTGGTGATTCTTGGGCGGCGACCGGAAAAGGAATTTAGGCAGTTTTTCACATTGCCATGCGAGTATTATGTTTGGAGTGATTCTTCTCTCTCTCTGCCTCCAAAGGAGGCACTCAGTGTTGATTACGCCATCAACTTGATGGGCGAGCCCATAGCCAAAGGACGGTGGACGAAGTCACAAATGAAGCGAATATGGGATTCAAGAATCCCTGCAACGAAAAACCTCGTCACTGCACTCAACCAACACGCACCTGATTTATCCGCTTTCATCTCGGCCTCAGCAATTGGCTACTATGGCGACCGTGGCAACGATATTTTGTCAGAAGCTACTGGGCCAGCAGATGATTTCATGGCCCGCCTTTGCGTAGAGTGGGAGGAAGCTTCAAAGAAAATTCAATCTCGTTGCGTTCAAATTCGAATTGGTCTGGTCATGTCTCATCAGGGTGGAGCATTGGCCAAAATGGTTCCCCTATTTGAAAATAATCTGGGCGCAACACTCTCCCATGGGCGCCACTGGATCAGTTGGATTCACATCGATGACCTCGTAAAAGTTATTCTCTTCGCTCTAATAAATGAAAAAGCGAGAGGACCAATCAACGCCGTAAGTCCAAATGCTGTGACTAACGCTGAATTTACAAAAGAACTTGCTTGTGCCTTAAAAACAAAGGCCCTTCTAAAAGCACCTTCTTTTGCTCTTAAATTGGCCATTGGTAAAATGGCCGAAGTTGTCCTCAGCAGTCAAAAGGTAGCACCATCAGTCCTGATGAGGCTGGGATTCGCATTTGAATTTCCAGAAATCGCCGATGCACTCGAAAATTTGTACAGCTGGAAGCGTTCAAAGCATGATCGTTTGTTCCAGGTGGAACAGTGGGTGCCAAAATCCAGAGATTTTGTCTTTGATTTTTTCGCCGATGAGAAAAATCTAGAAAAATTAACGCCAAGTTTCTTGGGTTTTCATGTTTTAGGAAAAACAACTGAGCAAATTGCTGAAGGAACTGAAATTGAATACAAGTTAAAGATCCACGGGGTTTCAACTCGTTGGAAAGCAAAAATCAACTCTTGGCGATTTGGAAAAGAGTTTAGGGATATTCAGATTGCAGGACCATACAAAGTTTGGGAACACACCCATTTATTTTATGACTTTGCCGGCGGCACTTTCATCCTAGACAAGGTTGTTTATCAACTTCCATTAGCAAAGATTGGTGGAAATATTTTGGGACCTTTCATCGCGCGAGACATTGCGAGAATATTTGAGTTTAGAAGGTTAAAAATAATTGAATATTTCAGAGAGACTTGA
- a CDS encoding phosphoribosyltransferase — protein MKPLKNRETAGQLLAQKLKSADWKKASVLALPRGGVPIAWEIAKELKLPLDVLLVKKIGEPDQPEFAIGAVSEDEHPIWNQESISFLGLEKRKLHDLSENTRKIILEQEKRWRKGRTPLAVKGKTIILVDDGLATGMTMHAAVEFLKRRGVKKIAIAAPVASRSAVDSFKTKVDQIVVLQIPEPFFSVGQWYEDFTQVTDEAVTNFLAGTPQVEETNKAVRI, from the coding sequence ATGAAGCCATTAAAGAATCGTGAAACTGCTGGTCAGTTACTAGCTCAAAAACTTAAAAGTGCAGATTGGAAAAAGGCATCCGTTCTTGCACTTCCAAGGGGAGGTGTGCCAATCGCTTGGGAGATTGCAAAGGAACTCAAGCTTCCCTTGGATGTCTTGTTAGTTAAAAAAATTGGAGAACCTGATCAGCCCGAATTTGCCATTGGTGCTGTTTCTGAGGACGAACATCCAATTTGGAATCAAGAATCCATCTCTTTTCTTGGTCTTGAAAAGAGGAAACTTCACGATTTGTCTGAGAACACCCGCAAAATAATTCTTGAGCAAGAAAAAAGGTGGCGCAAGGGGCGCACTCCCTTGGCCGTGAAGGGCAAAACGATCATTTTGGTAGACGATGGTTTGGCCACGGGGATGACCATGCATGCAGCCGTTGAATTTTTAAAGCGAAGGGGGGTCAAAAAAATCGCGATCGCTGCTCCTGTGGCGTCTCGATCGGCGGTGGATTCATTTAAAACAAAGGTCGACCAAATTGTCGTGTTGCAAATTCCAGAGCCATTTTTTTCGGTGGGGCAGTGGTACGAAGATTTCACACAAGTCACGGATGAGGCTGTGACCAATTTTTTGGCTGGAACACCCCAGGTAGAAGAGACTAATAAGGCCGTTAGGATTTAG